Genomic window (Pseudomonas sp. L5B5):
GCGCCAGGACGGCGCCGCTCACCAGCCATAGCCACGGCAGCGCGCATTGCAGTGCGCTGCCCATGGTTCCTCAGAACTTGACTTGCGGGGCTTTGTCAGCGTCGGGGCTGGTGGCCTCGAACGACTCGCGCACCGGCAAATCGCTGTACATCAGGCTGTGCCACAGGCGACCGGGAAAGGTGCGGATCTCGGTGTTGTACTTCTGCACCGCGAGGATGAAGTCACGACGGGCCACGGCAATGCGGTTCTCGGTGCCTTCAAGCTGGGATTGCAGGGCCAGGAAGTTCTGGTTGGCCTTGAGGTCCGGATAGCGCTCGGACACCACCATCAGGCGGCTGAGGGCACCACTGAGCTGGTCCTGGGCCTGCTGGAACTGCTTGAGTTTTTCAGGATTGTCCAGCGTGCTGGCGTCCACCTGGATCGAGGTGGCCTTGGCCCGTGCCTCGATCACCGCGGTCAGGGTCTCCTGCTCGTGCTTGGCGTAGCCCTTGACGGTCTCAACCAGGTTGGGGATCAGGTCGGCACGCCGCTGATACTGGTTCTGCACCTGGCCCCAGTCGGCCTTGACCTGCTCGTCCAGGGTGGGAATGTTGTTGATGCCACAGCCGCTGAGCAGGCTGGTGAGCAGCAACAGGGCCGCGACGGGCCAGCTCGAGCGCAGGCTTTGGGTGATGTTCATGGGTGGGGCTCCTTGCACAACCTGGTTGAAGAGAATCTTTTGCCCGTTCTTGCAGCGCTGGCAGGGCAAAATCTACCGGCGCTACTGGAATGCATCGGGCTGATGGGCTAAAAGATGCCCAGCGCGAAAAAGAGTTCAGAAATAAGGCGGTGTGAAAACGTCGCGAGTGAAGGCAAGACAAGGCAAAAACAGGAGAGGAAGCGGAGTGTAGGAGCCTACATGAGCATTCCGAGCCTGTTTTTAACGCCGTATTGTCGAACGCAGCAGTTTTCACACGGCCTGAAGTGTGCGGGAATTATCTGAACAACAATAGTCGCTCCCTAAATTTTGGCTGCTCGACGCG
Coding sequences:
- a CDS encoding LemA family protein; this encodes MNITQSLRSSWPVAALLLLTSLLSGCGINNIPTLDEQVKADWGQVQNQYQRRADLIPNLVETVKGYAKHEQETLTAVIEARAKATSIQVDASTLDNPEKLKQFQQAQDQLSGALSRLMVVSERYPDLKANQNFLALQSQLEGTENRIAVARRDFILAVQKYNTEIRTFPGRLWHSLMYSDLPVRESFEATSPDADKAPQVKF